A genomic segment from Chanos chanos chromosome 2, fChaCha1.1, whole genome shotgun sequence encodes:
- the gpt2 gene encoding alanine aminotransferase 2 gives MHRIKPLANRSLIAGAFDQYSASVKTKSLKTPPCRIGTVRHKTGSVEKYGLKRFSTAEATVAATRGQEKMREKTLTMETLNPQVKAVEYAVRGPIVIKAGEIERCLQEGEKKPFTEVIKANIGDAHAMGQQPITFLRQVVALCTFPELMESPAFPDDAKQRAHRILQGCGGFSLGSYSASQGVECIRRDVAAYVEQRDQGVPANWDDIYLTTGASDGIASVLRLLVSGHGSSRTGVMIPIPQYPLYSAAIAEMGAVQVNYYLDEDNCWALDIAELHRAYQKAKEHCQPRVICIINPGNPTGQVQSKKCIEEVLHFAYEENLFVMSDEVYQDNVYAPDCQFHSFKKVLYEMGPEYFNSVELASFHSTSKGYTGECGFRGGYMEVINLDPEVKAQLVKLLSVRLCPPVSGQAAMDVIVNPPLPTEPSFNQFQKEKAAVLGALAEKAKMTEQILNCVPGIKCNPVQGAMYAFPQIFIPPRAVEEAKALGMQPDMLYCLRLLEETGICVVPGSGFGQREGTYHFRMTILPSTEKLKVLLDKVRDFHVRFLKEYSALDEPSR, from the exons atgcatcGCATTAAGCCCCTAGCAAATCGCTCATTGATTGCTGGAGCATTTGATCAGTACTCTGCGTCGGTGAAGACAAAGTCTCTCAAGACACCACCATGCCGGATAGGGACCGTCAGACACAAAACGGGATCGGTTGAGAAGTACGGTCTAAAACGGTTCAGCACAGCAGAAGCAACCGTAGCAGCGACTAGAGGACaggaaaagatgagagaaaagacCCTTACGATGGAGACCCTCAACCCGCAGGTGAAAGCAGTGGAGTACGCTGTGAGAGGACCTATAGTGATCAAAGCCGGAGAAATTGAAAGATGCTTACAAGAG GGGGAGAAGAAGCCCTTCACAGAGGTCATCAAGGCTAACATTGGGGATGCGCACGCCATGGGACAACAGCCAATCACGTTCCTTCGACAG GTGGTGGCTCTCTGCACATTCCCTGAGCTGATGGAAAGTCCTGCTTTCCCAGATGATGCCAAGCAAAGAGCACACCGAATCCTACAGGGCTGCGGGGGATTCAGCCTcg GGTCCTATAGTGCGAGCCAAGGGGTGGAGTGTATCCGACGGGATGTCGCTGCATACGTTGAGCAAAGGGACCAAGGCGTGCCTGCCAACTGGGACGACATTTATCTCACCACTGGTGCCAGTGATGGCATTGCT AGCGTTCTCCGGTTGCTGGTGTCAGGTCACGGGTCTTCTCGAACAGGGGTCATGATCCCCATTCCTCAGTACCCCCTCTATTCGGCTGCGATCGCTGAGATGGGTGCCGTGCAGGTCAACTACTACCTGGACGAAGACAACTGCTGGGCCTTAGACATCGCTGAGCTCCACAGAGCCTATCAGAAAGCCAAAGAGCACTGCCAACCCAGAGTCATCTGCATTATCAACCCCGGCAACCCTACTG GCCAGGTCCAGAGTAAGAAATGCATTGAGGAAGTCCTGCACTTTGCTTATGAAGAGAATCTCTTTGTCATGTCTGATGAG GTTTATCAGGACAATGTGTATGCTCCAGACTGTCAGTTCCACTCCTTCAAGAAGGTTCTGTATGAAATGGGCCCAGAATACTTCAACAGTGTTGAGCTGGCCTCCTTCCACTCCACCTCCAAAGGGTACACCGGAGA GTGTGGCTTCAGAGGGGGCTACATGGAAGTAATTAACCTGGATCCAGAAGTAAAGGCCCAGCTTGTGAAACTGCTGTCCGTCAGGCTGTGTCCCCCAGTGTCTGGCCAAGCTGCCATGGATGTCATAGTTAATCCTCCCCTGCCAACAGAGCCTTCCTTCAACCAGTTCCAAAAG GAGAAGGCTGCAGTGCTGGGGGCTTTGGCAGAAAAGGCCAAGATGACTGAGCAGATTCTGAATTGTGTCCCTGGTATCAAGTGTAACCCAGTTCAGGGTGCCATGTATGCCTTTCCCCAGATATTCATCCCCCCCAGAGCTGTGGAGGAGGCCAAG GCTTTGGGAATGCAGCCAGACATGCTCTACTGCCTGAGGCTTCTGGAAGAAACTGGCATTTGTGTCGTCCCTGGCAGTGGATTTGGGCAGAGGGAGGGGACTTACCATTTCAG aatgaCCATCCTGCCATCCACAGAGAAGCTGAAGGTGCTTTTGGACAAAGTCAGAGACTTTCACGTCAGGTTTCTGAAGGAATACTCAGCCCTGGATGAGCCCTCGAGATGA